One genomic segment of Oenanthe melanoleuca isolate GR-GAL-2019-014 chromosome 5, OMel1.0, whole genome shotgun sequence includes these proteins:
- the FLRT2 gene encoding leucine-rich repeat transmembrane protein FLRT2 — MGSWTKMWPTDWALLMKSWLIFSLGLYIQVSKTLACPKVCRCDRNFVYCNERSLTSVPLGIPEGVTVLYLHNNQINNAGFPAELHNVQSVHTVYLYGNQLDEFPMNLPKNVRVLHLQENNIQTISRAALAQLLKLEELHLDDNSISTVGVEDGAFQEAISLKLLFLSKNHLSSVPVGLPLDLQELRVDENRIAVISDLAFQNLTSLERLIVDGNLLTNKGIAEGTFSHLSKLKEFSIVRNSLTYPPPDLPGTHLLRLYLQDNQITHIPLTAFSNLHKLERLDISNNQLRMLAKGVFDNLHNLRQLTVRNNPWLCDCSIKWVTEWLKFIPASINVRGFMCQGPEQVRGMAVRELNMNMLSCPTTTPGLPLIITPVPATTMPTTLAPSSSFPPSSSKYNPLTPIIATLPTVPDREDRERVTPPLSEWIQLSVHFVNDTCIQVNWMSLFSVMAYKLTWVKMGHSLVGGIVHERIISGEKQQSSLVNLEPKSTYRICLVPLDTYNSYRTGEDTVCSEATTKASFLNGSNIPSSHEQTTSQNLGSPFLLAGLIGGAVIFVLMVLLSVFCWHMHKKGRYTSQKWKYNRGRRKDDYCEAGTKKDNSILEMTETSFQIVSLNNDQLLKGDFRLQPIYTPNGGINYTDCHIPNNMRYCNSNVSDLEHCHT, encoded by the coding sequence ATGGGTTCGTGGACTAAAATGTGGCCCACAGACTGGGCTCTTCTCATGAAATCATGGCTCATCTTTTCCCTGGGGCTCTACATACAGGTCTCCAAAACTTTGGCCTGCCCAAAAGTGTGCCGCTGTGACAGAAACTTTGTCTACTGTAACGAACGAAGCTTGACCTCAGTGCCTCTTGGGATACCGGAGGGTGTAACCGTCCTCTACCTCCATAATAACCAAATTAATAATGCTGGATTTCCTGCAGAGTTGCACAATGTCCAGTCTGTGCACACAGTCTACCTGTATGGCAATCAGTTGGATGAATTCCCCATGAACCTGCCCAAGAATGTCAGGGTTCTCCACCTGCAGGAAAACAACATTCAGACTATTTCACGTGCTGCTCTTGCTCAGCTTTTGAAGCTGGAAGAACTGCACCTGGATGACAACTCCATCTCCACCGTTGGTGTTGAGGATGGGGCTTTCCAGGAAGCCATCAGCCTCAAGCTTCTGTTCTTGTCCAAGAATCACTTGAGCAGTGTGCCAGTTGGCCTCCCGCTGGACTTACAAGAGCTGCGTGTAGACGAAAACCGAATTGCTGTCATCTCAGACCTGGCCTTCCAGAACCTGACAAGTCTGGAGCGCCTGATCGTGGATGGCAATCTCCTTACTAATAAAGGCATAGCTGAAGGCACCTTTAGCCACCTCTCCAAGCTTAAGGAATTCTCAATAGTTCGGAATTCGCTGACTTACCCTCCTCCTGATCTTCCAGGTACACATCTGCTAAGACTTTACTTGCAGGACAACCAGATAACCCATATACCACTTACAGCCTTTTCAAACCTCCACAAACTGGAACGTCTTGATATTTCCAACAATCAGCTTCGGATGTTGGCAAAGGGAGTATTTGATAATCTCCATAACCTGAGACAACTCACTGTAAGGAATAACCCCTGGTTATGTGACTGCAGCATTAAGTGGGTCACTGAATGGCTCAAATTTATTCCTGCTTCCATCAATGTACGGGGTTTTATGTGCCAGGGACCAGAGCAGGTCCGAGGTATGGCAGTCAGGGAGCTCAATATGAATATGTTGTCATGCCCCACCACCACCCCTGGTCTGCCACTTATCATCACCCCAGTCCCAGCTACAACCATGCCAACTACATTAGCTCCCAGCTCATCATTTCCTCCCTCAAGCAGTAAATATAATCCTCTCACTCCCATTATTGCCACACTCCCCACTGTGCCTGACAGGGAGGACAGAGAAAGGGTGACACCTCCTTTGTCTGAATGGATTCAGCTCTCCGTCCACTTTGTGAATGACACTTGCATCCAAGTCAACTGGATGTCACTTTTTTCAGTCATGGCATATAAACTCACATGGGTTAAAATGGGCCATAGTCTGGTAGGGGGAATTGTTCATGAACGAATAATTAGTGGTGAGAAGCAGCAGTCAAGCTTGGTAAATCTGGAGCCCAAATCCACTTACCGGATTTGTTTGGTTCCACTGGATACTTACAACAGCTACCGAACTGGAGAAGACACTGTCTGTTCGGAAGCCACGACCAAGGCTTCCTTTCTGAATGGCAGCAACATCCCTTCCAGCCACGAGCAGACGACTTCTCAGAACCTGGGCTCCCCATTTCTGCTGGCAGGGTTGATTGGGGGTGCGGTGATATTTGTCCTCATGGTCTTGCTCAGCGTTTTTTGCTGGCACATGCACAAAAAAGGTCGTTACACCTCCCAGAAGTGGAAATATAACCGGGGCCGTCGGAAAGATGACTACTGCGAGGCAGGGACCAAGAAGGACAACTCCATCCTGGAGATGACGGAAACCAGCTTCCAGATTGTCTCCTTAAATAATGATCAGCTCCTTAAAGGAGATTTCAGACTGCAGCCCATTTATACCCCAAACGGGGGCATTAACTACACAGACTGCCACATCCCCAACAACATGCGATACTGCAACAGCAACGTCTCAGACCTGGAGCACTGTCATACGTGA